One window of the Rhinoraja longicauda isolate Sanriku21f chromosome 2, sRhiLon1.1, whole genome shotgun sequence genome contains the following:
- the LOC144610989 gene encoding uncharacterized protein LOC144610989, which yields MSSGWRRSCEHLAINYSNVWIPDRETTQRPPEVRPGGCGPNMRVWRHSTLRPSPTEPPLQQIAPDCSVELELDSSTNTRTSNKTETDFTKNGKPAEGSSKPSYKMLIQKLAELSTLGESGDLRKIYKSTPEAEQVWKKNTVNQQMEVTAASTGSSSSSIVQTCGPQQQQQQQQQQQQQQQQQQQQQQQQQQQQQRDVRFHSGPRTSATNNGRRWPGIEGRRGEGEAFPCRPEPSTMRRECRRLYLPLWILKPANNNHNLQPQHDDNAGSQAVPRRSYTGLVHHGPAEMEMAAAEMEMAGGPRAEQDGGGGGYPYPDFLPPPFNRVDFSELSLLEEHQWREALPARPNSPLAQLIGRIVRMEKIQLLTVQRERGRQPEAGAARAGGGGTKAASSSSSPRRKAKRGRRCRRGEAACPQQPRPEAGPTKKAGAAKAGHHKRLYRVTSGHSGCGDPPRLHSPNDDIKRRRHRRHCANWNSYQHYKRTAANQLILALSAAQPYGPTAEPGHNKPSNNTHHKHKKKQL from the exons ATGAGCTCAGGCTGGCGCCGCAGTTGTGAGCATCTCGCCATCAATTACAGCAACGTTTGGATCCCGGACCGAGAAACCACGCAGCGGCCgccaga GGTGCGGCCAGGGGGTTGCGGCCCCAACATGAGGGTGTGGCGGCACTCCACCCTGCGGCCCTCCCCCACTGAGCCCCCGCTCCAG CAGATAGCCCCTGACTGCAGTGTGGAATTGGAATTGGACTCGTCCACCAACACCAGGACTTCCAATAAAACCGAAACTGACTTCACAAAAAATG GAAAACCAGCGGAAGGCAGCAGCAAG CCATCGTACAAGATGCTGATCCAGAAGCTGGCGGAGCTGAGCACACTAGGAGAAAGTGGCGATCTGAGGAAG ATTTACAAATCCACACCGGAGGCAGAGCAGGTGTGGAAGAAAAACACGGTGAATCAGCAGATGGAAGTCACAGCGGCCTCCACAGGCAG cagcagcagcagcatcgtGCAGACCTGTGgcccgcagcagcagcagcagcagcagcagcagcagcagcagcagcagcagcagcagcagcagcagcagcagcagcagcagcagcagcagcagcgagaTGTCCGCTTCCACTCGGGGCCCCGCACCTCCGCCACCAACAACGGCCGGCGTTGGCCGGGCATCGAGGGGCGCCGGGGCGAGGGTGAGGCCTTCCCCTGTCGGCCCGAGCCCAGCACCATGAGGAGGGAGTGCCGCCgcctctacctccctctctgGATCCTGAAGCCGGCCAACAACAACCACAACCTGCAGCCGCAGCACGACGACAATGCCGGGTCGCAGGCCGTTCCCCGCCGCTCGTACACGGGCCTTGTCCACCACGGGCCCGCGGAGATGGAGATGGCGGCCGCGGAGATGGAGATGGCGGGCGGCCCCAGGGCGGAGcaagatggcggcggcggcgggtacCCTTACCCCGACTTCCTACCGCCGCCATTCAACAGGGTGGACTTCAGCGAGCTGTCCTTGCTGGAGGAGCACCAGTGGAGGGAGGCCCTGCCCGCCAGGCCCAACAGCCCCCTGGCCCAACTCATCGGCCGCATCGTGCGGATGGAGAAGATCCAGCTGCTGACCGTGCAGAGGGAGAGGGGCCGGCAGCCGGAGGCGGGGGCTGCGAGGGCCGGGGGCGGTGGCACCAAggcggcctcctcctcctcctccccccgcaGGAAGGCCAAGCGGGGCCGCAGGTGCCGGCGAGGGGAGGCCGCCTGCCCCCAGCAGCCTCGCCCAGAGGCGGGCCCGACCAAGAAGGCCGGCGCGGCCAAAGCGGGACACCACAAGCGCCTGTACCGGGTGACGTCCGGACACTCGGGCTGTGGCGACCCGCCACGACTGCACTCGCCCAACGATGACATCAAGCGCAGGAGGCACCGCCGCCACTGCGCCAACTGGAACTCCTACCAGCACTACAAGAGGACCGCGGCCAACCAGCTGATACTCGCCCTCTCCGCGGCACAACCCTACGGCCCAACGGCGGAGCCCGGGCACAACAAGCCCTCCAACAACACGCACCACAAGCACAAGAAGAAGCAGCTGtag